The Kribbella jejuensis genome segment GGCGGGTCGAAGCTGTGCGCGAGGGTCGAGCCGACGGCACCGGCGGTCCAGCCGGAGGTGTAGTACGACGGGCCTGAGTACCAGTACGGGTCCGGCGGGATCCGGCCGGCGGCGACGAGCTGTTCGCAGACCTTCTGCCAGCGATCCGCCAGCCCGAACGCGATCGCCCAGGGCAGGTACTTCGAGAAGATGTCCTCACCCTCCTCGAAGCGCAGCTGGTCCGCCTCGGCGGTGGCCAGGTACTTCCGGAAGCCGATCAGCTGGTCGGCGACCGCCCGGCCCGCCGGATTCCGTTGCCCACGGCCACGGATTCCCACCCAGATGCCGATGGCAACGACCACGGCGATCACCGGGATCGCGACCACGATGCCACGGCCCGCACCACCGGTCGCGGCACTACCGATCACCCCGAACAGGCCGGCGCCCACGACCCAGATCCCGATCATCGCCATACAGGCACAACCGAAACCGTTCTTGAACACCGAACCGCCACCGGCGCGCGGCATCCGCAGGTACCACTGACGGGCCTTCACCTGCTCGCGGAGCGCAGCGATCATCGCGTCGTGCGCCCGGCGCATCGTGTGGTCTCCCACGGCGCCGCGCTCCAGGACAACTTCCGAGCCCGGTTGCAGGGTCGGGAAGAGGCCCGACATCAGCGCCTGCTCGTGCGGCGCGGTCGCGGCCGCCGGGTTCAGCAGGACGGCCTTCTGGGTCGAGCCGTCGTTGTCGATCCGGACCCCGCCGCGGACCGCCATGTCGATCAGCGTCGCGGCCGTCTCCACGGTGGTCGCCTTCGCGTCGATCAGCAGGCCGCCCTCGGCGACCGGGATCCGCGGCGGTGCGAACGCGACCGGGATCTGGTCGGTGCTCAGGTCGTCCTTCACCGGCTGGCTGCTGACGCCGTCCGGCGGGAACGTGCCCGGCGGCATTCCGGCGTACCGCTGGTCCTTGTTGCCGAGCTTCGCGTACAGCGCGGCGACCGCGGCCGCGAGCGCGGTGACCACGGCCGACGCGATCACCTGCAGCCAGGACAGCCCGTTGCGCTCCATCCAACTCGGCGGGTCGACCAGGATCGGGGTGTCGTTCCGGACGGCGCCGGCGGTGATGCCGGCCACGATCGTCAGCTGGTTGCCGCTCTCCAGCTGGGTCGCGCCCAGGACACCCTTGCCGCCGGTGATCGTGCTGGACGGGCAGTTCTGGTTCGAGCCGACGGTGCCGATGAAGCACTCGACCTTGGTCACGCCCTGCGGGACGCTGACCTCGACCCGGACGTTCTGGATGGTCGCATCCCAGCTGCGGCCGGTCGCGTCCCAGTACAGCTCGCTGTGGTCGGCGAAGTGCCGCAGCGCGCCGCGCACGTCGTACGTGATCACGTACGTCGCGTCGGTGCCCGGGACCGTGTCGTTCGCGGAACCGATCTTGATCCGCTGCACCGAATACCTGCCCTTGTTCGACTCCGTGGTCGTGTCGGTGAACTTGGCCGAGGCGTTCGGAGAGGACACGTGGATGTTCGAGACCTGGTACTCCTGGTCCTTGGAGTCGTCGTCGACGTAGGGCTCGCGGGTCACCAGGTCCCGGTAGATCCCGTGCCGGCCGGTGGTCCCGAAGTGGTAGTCGATCGTCTCCTTCACCTGCAGCACGCCGTCGGGTGTGACGGTGTACTCGATGGTGAAGTTCCTGATCTCGTCGCCGGGGTCGGCCGCGGCCGGCAGCGCGAATCCGGCCAGTGCCAGTACGGCGACCAGCATGGTGACGACGACCCCGAGTGCCCTACGCATGCCTCGGAGACTACCTATCGTGAGGGTCCGGGCGAGGGAGGCCTGACACGAATCCGCGCGCTGAAGACTCTTGTGCGAAAACTCCGATAGGGGAATCGTGGGTGGACCAGGAGGAACGTCATGGCAGACAAGACGAACACTTCCCAAGGCACCGGAGCCGCGCCCGCTGTGGACAGCCCGGCCGCCATCCGCAACGTGGTGCTGGTCGGCCCGTCGGGCGCCGGCAAGACCACCCTCGTCGAGGCCCTGCTGGTGGCCTCCGGAGTCCTGAACAGACCCGGCACCGTCGTCGACGGAACCACGGTGTGCGACTTCGACGACGCCGAGATCCGGCAGCAGCGCTCGGTCGGCCTGTCGCTCGCCTCGCTCCCCCACGACGGCGTCAAGGTCAATCTGATCGACACGCCCGGGTACGCCGATTTCGTCGGCGAGCTGCGGGCCGGGCTGCGCGCCGCGGACTGTGCGCTGTTCGTGATCTCGGCGAGCGAGGGCGTCGACGAGCCGACCCGCACCGTCTGGCAGGAGTGCCAGGAGGTCGGGATGCCGCGCGCGGTCGTGATCACCAAACTCGACCACGCCCGGGCGAACTACCAGAACGCCCTGGCCACCGCGCAGGCCGCGTTCGGCGACAAGGTGCTGCCGCTCTACCTGCCCGCTGGTGACGGGCTGATCGGGCTGCTGTCCCAGTCGTACTACGAGTACTCCGGCGGCAAGCGCACCGTCGCCGCGGCCGACGCGTCGTACACGGACCAGATCGAGGAACTCCGGGGCACCCTGATCGAGGGCATCATCGAGGAGTCCGAGGACGAGTCGCTGATGGACCGCTACCTCGGCGGCGAGGAGATCGACCGGAAGGTGCTGATCGAGGACCTCGAGCGGGCGGTCGCGCGCGGCTCGTTCTTCCCGGTCGTCCCGGTCTGCAGCGCCTCCGGCGTCGGCACGTACGAGCTGCTCGAGGTGATCACCAGCGGGTTCCCGTCGCCGCCCGAGCACACCATCCCGGACGTGTTCAACCCGCACGGGGTCGCCCGCAAGGGGCTGACCTGCGATCCGGACGGCCCGCTGCTGGCAGAGGTGGTGAAGACGACGTCGGACCCCTACGTCGGCAGGGTCAGCCTGGTCCGGGTGTTCTCCGGCACCATCAGGCCCGACGCGACGGTTCACGTGTCGGGCCATTTCACGTCGTTCTTCGGTGACCACAACGGCACCGCGCACGGGCACGAGGACCACGACGAGGACGAACGGATCGGCACGCTGTCGTTCCCGCTCGGCAAGACCCAACGGCCGGCCGGTGCCGTCGTCGCCGGTGACATCTGCGCGATCGGCCGGCTGACCCGGGCCGAGACCGGCGACACGCTGTCCGACAAGGCGGATCCGCTGCTGCTGAAGCCGTGGAACATGCCCGAACCGCTGCTGCCGATCGCCGTCCAGGCGCACGCGAAGACCGACGAGGACAAGCTCGGCGTGGGGCTGCAACGACTGGCCGCGGAGGATCCGACCCTCCGGATCGAGCAGAACCCGGAGACCCACCAGATCGTGCTGTGGTGCATGGGCGAGGCTCACTCCGACGTCGTACTGGACGCACTCTCGAACCGGTACGGCGTGACCGTGGACACCGTGGAGCTCCGGGTGCCG includes the following:
- a CDS encoding DUF2207 domain-containing protein — translated: MRRALGVVVTMLVAVLALAGFALPAAADPGDEIRNFTIEYTVTPDGVLQVKETIDYHFGTTGRHGIYRDLVTREPYVDDDSKDQEYQVSNIHVSSPNASAKFTDTTTESNKGRYSVQRIKIGSANDTVPGTDATYVITYDVRGALRHFADHSELYWDATGRSWDATIQNVRVEVSVPQGVTKVECFIGTVGSNQNCPSSTITGGKGVLGATQLESGNQLTIVAGITAGAVRNDTPILVDPPSWMERNGLSWLQVIASAVVTALAAAVAALYAKLGNKDQRYAGMPPGTFPPDGVSSQPVKDDLSTDQIPVAFAPPRIPVAEGGLLIDAKATTVETAATLIDMAVRGGVRIDNDGSTQKAVLLNPAAATAPHEQALMSGLFPTLQPGSEVVLERGAVGDHTMRRAHDAMIAALREQVKARQWYLRMPRAGGGSVFKNGFGCACMAMIGIWVVGAGLFGVIGSAATGGAGRGIVVAIPVIAVVVAIGIWVGIRGRGQRNPAGRAVADQLIGFRKYLATAEADQLRFEEGEDIFSKYLPWAIAFGLADRWQKVCEQLVAAGRIPPDPYWYSGPSYYTSGWTAGAVGSTLAHSFDPPPTPSGSGSGGGSSSGFSGGFSGGGGGGGGGGSW
- a CDS encoding elongation factor G-like protein EF-G2, with protein sequence MADKTNTSQGTGAAPAVDSPAAIRNVVLVGPSGAGKTTLVEALLVASGVLNRPGTVVDGTTVCDFDDAEIRQQRSVGLSLASLPHDGVKVNLIDTPGYADFVGELRAGLRAADCALFVISASEGVDEPTRTVWQECQEVGMPRAVVITKLDHARANYQNALATAQAAFGDKVLPLYLPAGDGLIGLLSQSYYEYSGGKRTVAAADASYTDQIEELRGTLIEGIIEESEDESLMDRYLGGEEIDRKVLIEDLERAVARGSFFPVVPVCSASGVGTYELLEVITSGFPSPPEHTIPDVFNPHGVARKGLTCDPDGPLLAEVVKTTSDPYVGRVSLVRVFSGTIRPDATVHVSGHFTSFFGDHNGTAHGHEDHDEDERIGTLSFPLGKTQRPAGAVVAGDICAIGRLTRAETGDTLSDKADPLLLKPWNMPEPLLPIAVQAHAKTDEDKLGVGLQRLAAEDPTLRIEQNPETHQIVLWCMGEAHSDVVLDALSNRYGVTVDTVELRVPLRETFGGPAKGHGRHVKQSGGHGQYAVCDIEVEPLPEGTGFEFVDKVVGGAVPRQFIPSVEKGVRAQMEKGVAAGYPMVDIRVTLTDGKAHSVDSSDMAFQMAGGLALREAAAATRVAMLEPVDLVSVLVPDDLVGAVMSDLSGRRGRLLGTDKVGDNRTLVKAEVPQVEITRYTIDLRSLSHGAASFSREFARYEPMPDSVAAKLK